The genomic window GAGAAGCGTGGCCTCGAAGCCGATGCGACCCGCCTCGCAGGCGGCGCGCAGGATCGGGAACTGCCGCAGCGACCGGACGACTCGGACCCGGTCCTCCGCGGAGGTGCGGGAGACGCCGAGGCGCTCCTCGGCGTAGTGCCCGACGCCGGCGAAGCGGAGCCGCGACCAGGCGCCGCGCTCGGCCAGGTCGGCCAGCACCTTCGCCAGGCGGCTGTCCAGGTCCTCCTCGAGAGCCAGCAAGGTGCGGATCTGCTCGTCGAGCTCGGCCGCGCCGCCGGTCCCCGATACGCGCTCGACGTCGCGCAGGCGGGCCAGGCCGACTCCCGCCAGAGCCAGGGACCACGAGGCGGGGGACGTCGAGGGGAGGTGGCTCCAGTTGTCGGTCGAGCGGGCCAGCGCGGTCTCCACGACCGCCGGATCGGGCGAGACCTTCATGGGCTGGATGTCGGCGTCGGGCGGGAGGCCGGCGGAGCAGGCCTCTCCCACCAGCGCCTCGACGAACGAGGTCACGCTCGCCTCACGCCCCTCGACGCAGCGGTAGAGGTCGACGACGTCGTCGAACGCCGCCAGGAGCGGTGCCGGGACGAGTATCCGGACGAGGGCGCGGTCGGAGAAGTCATCCAGCCCGTCCGCGGCCGGGCCTTCGGTGTCGGCGGTCCGCTGCGTGTCGTCACAGGCGCGGGCCTCACTGTCCAGCGGCCGGTCAGAGCCGGCGGCGCGCGCCGCCCGGACCGCATCCCGCAGCGCGCGGATCGGGACGTGCCGCGCCAGGGCTACCCAGGCGGCCAGGGAATCGGCGGACGCGACCCGGGCGACGAGAAGCGCCGCCACGCGGCCGATGGGACGGCCGCCATCGTCTCCGGTAAGAGCATCGGCCAAATGCGGGAGAGCCTGGATCGCACGGCCCAGCGAGGCGCAGTCCTTCACCCACCGGCCCGAGCGTCCGAATCGCTCGCGGGCATGATCTTCAAGCCGGGCGAACCCGAAATCGGACCAGGCCTGCCTTTGCACGAATGCGGCCGCCGCACGCGCCAGGGGAATCGCGATGCGGTCGAGCCCGGCCCGCAGCGACAGCGCCAGGGCGTCCGCCTGGCGGAGCGACCGCTCGACCGGGTAGGCGCTCTGAGTTGCCGCAGGTGGAGCGTCATAGGCTGGCGCCGCCGGGGTGTCGGCGGCCAGGTCGTTACCGGCCTGGGCGTGATAGGCGGGCGCATCCTCCCTGCAGATGAAGCGGCGCGGGGCAGCGACTCCCGCCGGCTGGGTGCGCGGGAGATCGGCGCGCGGCAGATCAGCGCACACGAAATCGACGGGCGTGAGATCGACGCGTGGCAGATCGACGTGCGCGAGGTCGACGCGTGGGTGGCGTGGCAGATCGGCGAGCGGATACAAGGAATGATGCAAGGCGCGCAGGCCGACGGCGAAACCCATAGTGTAAGTATGGCGTATAAGTTCAGATTGTCAACGAAAAAGTGAGAGGTTTTTGTCGCCGCGGGAGCCTGGTGAATGCCGGGCGCGCCGCAGTCACGCGGAGCCGACATCCCGACGAGCGCGCATCGAGCCGGGCAATGGGGTGGCGTCGACCGACTCGGTGGAGCCAGGTCGCGGCATGAACAGCGCGTCGAATCGCATTTGTGCCTGAAGGAGACGAGCCGTCTCCTCGACGGTGAGAAATCCGGGCTAGCGCGCCGCCCCGGCAAGAGCGCGGTCGAGGGCGGCGACGGCGCGGTCCAGGTCCGCGTCCTCGATCACCAGCGGCGGCTGCAGGCGCAGGACGTTGCCGTAGTAACCCCCCACCCCCGCCAGGAAGCCCTCCTCGAGCAGGCGGGCCTGGATCGCGGCAGCCTCGTCCGGAGCGGGCGTCTTCCGGGCACGGTCGCTGACCAGCTCGACCCCGGCCATCAGGCCGAGACCCCGCACGTCTCCGATCAGCGCGTGGCGCTGCTGAAGCTCTCTGAGCCTTCCGAGAAGAGTCTGGCCCGCGGCGGCCGATCGCTCGGCCAGCTTCTCCTTCCGGAACACCGCGAGGTTGGCCAGGGCGGCGGCGCACGACACCGGGTTGCCGCCGAACGTAGACAGGTGATCTCCCGGAGTGAAGGCCCGGGCGATCTCGTCGCGAGTCGTGAAGGCCGACAGCGGGAACCCGTCGGCGATCCCCTTGGCGGTGACCACGATGTCCGGCACGACGCCGTAGTGCTCGATCGCCAGCATGCGGCCGGTGCGGCCGAAGCCGCTCTGGACCTCGTCGCAGATGAACAGGATGCCGCGCCGGTCGAGGATCTCCTTGACCAGCTTGAAATAGTCCGGCGGCGGCACGATGATCCCACCCTCACCCATGACCGGCTCGGCGATGAAGGCCGCCACGTCCCCCGAGGTCCCCATGTCGATCGCCCGCTCGACGTCGCGCGCGCATTCGCGGGCCACGATCGCCGGGTCCGTGCCATACGGGCTCCGGTACGCGTAGGGAGCCGAGGCGAACGCCACTCCCGGCAGGTAGGGGCCCCCCTTCTTCTTCCGGTTCCAGTTGCCGGTGACGCTCAGGGTCCCGACGGTCCGGCCGTGGAACGACATCTGCAGCGCCACGAACTCGCTCCGGCCGGTGTGCTGGCGGGCCAGCCGCATCGCCCCCTCGATCGCCTCGGCGCCGCTGTTGCCGAAGAAGGAGACCCGCAGCTCCGGGGACGGCATGATCGAGGCCAGGGCCTCGGCGAGGTCGGCCGTCGGCCGGTTGTGGTAGAGGTAGGAATTGCAGTGCACCAGTCGCTGCATCTGGGCCTGGGCGGCCTCGACGATCTCCGGGCGGCCGTGCCCCGCGTTGACCACCGAGATTCCGGAGAACAGATCGACGAACTCCCGCCCGCTCTCGTCCCAGACCTTCGCCCCCAGGGCCCGCTCGATGACGATCGGCTGGACCTTCTTGAGGAAGTGGGTGTTCACGTAGCGGCGGTACTTCTCCATCGTGTCCATGAATCCTCCGCGATCCCGTACTTCTGTATTAATCCAGAGTCTCGGATTTCCTGATCTCAACAAGATCGGCGAGCGCCTCCCCCGACGGCTGCCTGCACTCACGATAGAACCACGTCCAGTCCTGGCCGAGCCACGGGTGGCGAAACGGGACGTGGAGACATGTCGCGCCACGACATTCAATCCCGTGCGGTGCTGGCCTGCTCCTTAGATCGCTGAGCGTTCAGATCCACCGTTAAACGTCGCGCCGCAAAGGTGGACCCGATGGTCGCGTTGCGACATGAATAGCAGGTCGGTGAACCACTTTGTCCGGGCCTCCGTGGCCAGGTTACTTCCTTCGAGGAGGTAAAGGACAGGCAGCGGCGGCGGTGTTGCCCGATCCGTCCCGACTGCCGATGATGGGCTCGCCCGGCAGAAGGAGGTGCATGGAGATCGCTCCAGACTCCCCCCGCGGACTTCCGATGGAGGCCACCCTCGCTTCGCCGCCCGGAGCCTGGGTCATCTTCACGGCGGTGCCGCTGGAGAAGGGTCCGAAGGGACCGGATCCGGCGGTGTCCGACACGACGATCAGCGACTCGAGTGTGCATGCATCCACGGCCACCAACCGATAGAAACCCGACTCGGTCGGGAGGGCTCCCTGGGTAGGCCGGGACGGCGTCCCGCCGCCAGGGGGGTTCGTTCCAACCTCGCATCGCACGACGGGCGCGGTGGTGTCCCGGATCGTGACCACCACTTCATCGCTGTCCGCGGCTCCCGCGGCATCCGTCACCTGGAGCGTGATTCGATGAATTCCCAGGGACAGTGTGACGGTCGGGCTCGCCTCCTCGATCTCACCGAATTCGTCGCTCCACCGGTAGCTCAAAGCCCCGCCTTCGGGGTCGGAGGAACCGGACCCGTCGAGGCGGACCAGGGTGCCGGCGAACGAGCTGCACTCCACGACCTGATCCGGCCCGGCGTGGGCATGGGGAGGAGCGTTTCCGCAGATGTCGAGAACCCCATTCCCGTCCGCGTCCCGCCCGTTCCCGCATCCGGGGACGCCGCACCGGCTTCCCGCGGCTCCACAGGCGATGTCGCAGTCGTCCTCCACGCCGTTCCCGTCGCAATCGAAGGGAATTCGTAGGAAATAGACATCTTGCTCCCCGTTGAAAGTCGCCGCATAGGCCAGACTCCCGCCTCCGTCGTCGGAGAGGAGGTGATAGTAATCGCCCAGCTTGAAGTTCTGCGGATAGCCGATGCCCGGGTCGAACTCCGGCGTCACCGGAACGTTCTTCGACCAGGTGACTCCCCCGTCGAGCGAGTAGGAGTACATCACCTCCGAGGCTCGCTTGGCCGGATCATGCCGAGTGTCGTTCCAGATCACGTCGATGCGCCCGCTCGGGGCCACCGCCAGGGAGCCGAACCATTGGAAGGCCCCGCTGCCGGACGTATCGTCATTGACGCGGATCGGGGCGCTCCAGGTCTCGCCCCGATCCGTGCTTCGAATGAACATCACGTCGGCGGGGTCGAGACCGGGCCTCTCGACGGAGCCGAGGAGGTAGACGTTCCCGCGGGCCGGGCCTGTGGAATGATCCGTGGCGATCCACACCTGGCCGAGGAGGCCGATATTATTGATACTCCGCGTGGCTGTCCGGCCCCCCAGGTCGACGTGCAGGGTTTGCTCGAACACCGGCGCGGTCGACCGGAGCTGAGCGTTGCTGCTTCGCGAAACCACGTGGCCGGTGGGCGGATTCGGGCTATTGAGATTGAGCGCTCCGGCGACATAGAGGGTGCCGTCGGGCCCGACGTCCAGGGCTCCCCACCGCAACGCGGGCGGAGGAAGCTGGAGCGGATTCTCGAAACTCGCTCCGCCGTCGATCGAACGGACGAAATCGGTCATCGAGCAGCAGCTGAAGACGCGGTCCCAGCTGCCATAGACATTGCCCCGTCCCACTCCCGTCGTCCGGTCGATGGCGAACCATTCCTTGTCGCCACCGCGGGCATCCACGGCGGAACGCCAGCTCACCCCGCCATCGACGGACTTGAAGAGAGAGACATGGTATTGCCTGGGTGCGGAGGGAGGCGGTAACCCCAGGCTGAAGTAGTAGAAGCTGCCGGCGGCGTCGGACTGGAGAACCGGATCGCTGTGAAAAACCCCATCCTGGA from Candidatus Polarisedimenticolia bacterium includes these protein-coding regions:
- a CDS encoding aspartate aminotransferase family protein; amino-acid sequence: MDTMEKYRRYVNTHFLKKVQPIVIERALGAKVWDESGREFVDLFSGISVVNAGHGRPEIVEAAQAQMQRLVHCNSYLYHNRPTADLAEALASIMPSPELRVSFFGNSGAEAIEGAMRLARQHTGRSEFVALQMSFHGRTVGTLSVTGNWNRKKKGGPYLPGVAFASAPYAYRSPYGTDPAIVARECARDVERAIDMGTSGDVAAFIAEPVMGEGGIIVPPPDYFKLVKEILDRRGILFICDEVQSGFGRTGRMLAIEHYGVVPDIVVTAKGIADGFPLSAFTTRDEIARAFTPGDHLSTFGGNPVSCAAALANLAVFRKEKLAERSAAAGQTLLGRLRELQQRHALIGDVRGLGLMAGVELVSDRARKTPAPDEAAAIQARLLEEGFLAGVGGYYGNVLRLQPPLVIEDADLDRAVAALDRALAGAAR
- a CDS encoding PKD domain-containing protein, translated to MEGLLEVRRDAHASQAILSLRGVGPARLWQVGPYRSVQVNVDGSGNNILGDAANEPSLAISPIDPNRIVVGWRQFDSVFSDFREAGVAHSVDGGRSWSSEEVIQDGVFHSDPVLQSDAAGSFYYFSLGLPPPSAPRQYHVSLFKSVDGGVSWRSAVDARGGDKEWFAIDRTTGVGRGNVYGSWDRVFSCCSMTDFVRSIDGGASFENPLQLPPPALRWGALDVGPDGTLYVAGALNLNSPNPPTGHVVSRSSNAQLRSTAPVFEQTLHVDLGGRTATRSINNIGLLGQVWIATDHSTGPARGNVYLLGSVERPGLDPADVMFIRSTDRGETWSAPIRVNDDTSGSGAFQWFGSLAVAPSGRIDVIWNDTRHDPAKRASEVMYSYSLDGGVTWSKNVPVTPEFDPGIGYPQNFKLGDYYHLLSDDGGGSLAYAATFNGEQDVYFLRIPFDCDGNGVEDDCDIACGAAGSRCGVPGCGNGRDADGNGVLDICGNAPPHAHAGPDQVVECSSFAGTLVRLDGSGSSDPEGGALSYRWSDEFGEIEEASPTVTLSLGIHRITLQVTDAAGAADSDEVVVTIRDTTAPVVRCEVGTNPPGGGTPSRPTQGALPTESGFYRLVAVDACTLESLIVVSDTAGSGPFGPFSSGTAVKMTQAPGGEARVASIGSPRGESGAISMHLLLPGEPIIGSRDGSGNTAAAACPLPPRRK